A window from Onychostoma macrolepis isolate SWU-2019 chromosome 07, ASM1243209v1, whole genome shotgun sequence encodes these proteins:
- the LOC131543749 gene encoding zinc finger BED domain-containing protein: MAARKRSIVWSFFQAEDDRRVLCLLCMKTVLYFGHTTNMLRHLRTKHPSDFSSLDKRKPATDAVSKRNDSGCVEVTVLMDEQQVEVESVGEDGEMDGAIKGILRAAAGEGTTEAEVAEEEGEGPVDEGDGKEIQEDDNPANTRKWSSVWVHYRKLGQEPRALCLLCMEKIQHRSSTSNLIRHLQHKHPNEFAQLEDHPQKRPNKRKSEDPSRLASSPTLASGTPTRSHIVSPKRDVRTPCSTSLDRYSGAKWSEGVRILERERELTEALRRVQQEEGRSIQLQKELLQQFREMDAERRVLQNQKCEQEQEHARLRKEKEDLQKEKNELQREKEELQKEREEIQKEKEELEKQKQELDSWKNSHAQGQTSGFYNC, from the exons ATGGCGGCACGAAAGCGAAGTATAGTCTGGTCATTTTTCCAAGCTGAAGATGACAGAAGAGTGTTGTGTCTTCTCTGTATGAAGACGGTTTTGTATTTTGGTCACACGACAAACATGCTTCGCCATTTACGAACGAAACACCCCTCTGATTTTTCCTCGTTGGACAAAAGGAAGCCCGCGACAGATGCGGTATCCAAACGCAACGACAGTGGTTGTGTGGAAG TTACAGTATTGATGGATGAGCAGCAGGTAGAGGTGGAGTCCGTGGGTGAAGATGGTGAAATGGATGGAGCCATCAAAGGGATCCTCCGTGCTGCGGCAGGGGAAGGGACAACTGAAGCGGAGGTGGCTGAGGAGGAAGGTGAGGGGCCTGTTGATGAAGGGGATGGGAAAGAGATACAAGAGGATGACAACCCAGCTAATACTCGCAAGTGGAGCTCCGTGTGGGTGCACTATCGAAAGCTTGGCCAGGAGCCGCGAGCTCTGTGCTTGCTCTGCATGGAGAAGATCCAGCACCGGAGTAGCACAAGTAACCTTATCAGACATCTACAGCATAAGCATCCCAATGAGTTTGCACAACTCGAGGATCACCCACAAAAGCGGCCTAACAAACGCAAATCTGAAGATCCAAGCCGCCTTGCCTCCTCTCCCACATTAGCAAGTGGGACCCCAACTAGATCACACATTGTGTCGCCAAAGCGCGATGTCCGTACACCTTGCAGTACCAGCCTAGACAGATATTCAG GTGCTAAGTGGTCTGAGGGTGTGCGTATATTGGAAAGAGAACGGGAGCTGACAGAGGCGTTGAGGCGTGTCCAGCAGGAAGAGGGGCGGAGCATACAGCTGCAGAAGGAGTTACTGCAGCAGTTCCGTGAAATGGATGCTGAGCGCCGAGTGCTTCAGAACCAGAAATGTGAACAAGAGCAGGAACACGCAAGATTGCGGAAGGAAAAAGAAGACCTCCAGAAGGAGAAGAATGAACtccagagagaaaaagaggagctacagaaggagagagaggagatTCAGAAAGAAAAGGAGGAGCTGGAGAAGCAGAAACAAGAACTGGACTCTTGGAAAAATTCTCATGCGCAGGGACAGACCTCTGGATTTTACAATTGTTGA
- the gfod2 gene encoding glucose-fructose oxidoreductase domain-containing protein 2: protein MLPGVGVFGTGQTVRALVPLLQKEGFPVQAVWGHTQEEAESLASELDIPFSTNKTDDVLLHPEVHLVCILTPPPHTRQIAVKALGIGKNVISEQAATLTDACKMVTAARYYPQLMSIMGNSLRFLPAFVQMKRLLGEGYCGNLQVCEARVYGGSLLSQSYGWAWEELMGGGGLHTVGSCIIDLLSHLTGCRAVRVHGMLRTFVRQGGPAGGIRSVTADDYACFQLLMNGGMVCSVTLNFNLPGTDVHEIMLVGSSGRLVARGTELYGQRASMQEEELLLSDGGEAVGPSVRGLNGMVTQLRLSFQAQEDRRSWVRHPVSMAASFEDGLYVQTIVDAIKRSNRTGEWESVEVKIQDVDPNHNHRTLPN from the exons ATGTTGCCGGGCGTGGGTGTATTTGGAACCGGGCAGACGGTACGTGCCTTAGTGCCGTTGCTCCAAAAGGAAGGCTTCCCTGTTCAGGCTGTTTGGGGCCATACGCAAGAGGAAGCGGAGTCATTAGCCAGCGAGTTGGACATTCCCTTTTCCACCAACAAGACAGATGATGTGCTGTTACATCCAGAAGTCCATCTTGTCTGCATATTGACACCTCCTCCACACACACGCCAGATTGCGGTAAAAGCTCTAG GTATAGGTAAAAATGTGATCAGTGAGCAGGCAGCTACATTGACTGATGCCTGTAAGATGGTGACAGCGGCAAGATATTATCCACAGCTTATGAGTATCATGGGAAATTCCTTGCGCTTCTTGCCTGCATTTGTCCAGATGAAACGCCTGCTAGGAGAGGGTTATTGTGGGAACTTGCAG GTATGTGAAGCACGTGTTTATGGAGGCTCGCTGCTCAGCCAATCATATGGATGGGCATGGGAGGAGCTCATGGGGGGAGGTGGCCTGCACACAGTTGGCTCCTGCATCATTGACCTTCTGAGCCACCTCACGGGATGTCGAGCTGTGCGAGTGCATGGAATGCTCCGGACTTTCGTACGTCAAGGTGGCCCGGCAGGAGGGATTCGTTCTGTGACCGCAGATGACTACGCTTGCTTTCAGCTGCTGATGAATGGAGGCATGGTTTGCAGCGTGACATTAAACTTCAATCTACCTGGCACAGATGTGCATGAGATCATGCTTGTGGGGTCATCGGGACGACTCGTTGCTCGAGGAACAGAGCTGTACGGCCAACGGGCCAGCATGCAAGAAGAAGAGCTTCTTTTGAGCGATGGTGGAGAAGCTGTAGGGCCATCTGTCAGGGGACTGAACGGCATGGTGACTCAGCTCAGACTTTCGTTTCAGGCACAAGAGGACAGGCGCTCTTGGGTGCGACATCCTGTTTCCATGGCAGCCTCCTTCGAGGATGGGCTGTATGTACAGACGATTGTAGATGCTATCAAACGGTCAAATCGCACTGGAGAGTGGGAGTCAGTGGAGGTCAAGATTCAGGATGTTGACCCGAACCACAACCACAGAACCCTGCCAAACTAA
- the thap11 gene encoding THAP domain-containing protein 11, translating to MFYVFLYICFICSVFNVSISFGINGIPFKARSHIDLQRMKLVQFLALKPNFKTVYFYLHIVHVKSTVATLLALHCEVLQRRTSAQTRVCFRPAFETKTGSRKYCGTCSSARRPLVWITADEGTKQNKIRETSKGLQKYWCIFYTIMPGFTCCVPGCYNNSHRDRDLRFYTFPKDPTQREIWLKNISRAGVSGCFSTFQPTTGHRVCSVHFPGGRKTYTIRVPTLFPLRGVNERKSRRGRSRKVSAVVPIISNVVSTANESAPVEEEGDTENTTVVQIGQNGQYIAPVDLTASGDGSCLAAVVSGSDGNLTGGSASCPVADLALCGVDHSYSLTTGTTSAELLRKLNEQRDIIALMEIKMKEMKNTIRQLRVNEARLQEELRERDRLISANTIIKRKL from the coding sequence aTGTTTTACGTATTcctatatatttgttttatatgttctgtttttaatgtttccATTTCGTTCGGTATTAATGGCATACCATTCAAAGCACGCTCTCACATTGATTTACAAAGGATGAAACTAGTCCAATTTTTAGCACTCAAACCTAATTTCAAAACCGTCTACTTTTATTTACACATCGTGCACGTTAAAAGCACTGTTGCAACACTCCTGGCTTTGCATTGCGAAGTCCTCCAAAGGCGCACATCTGCGCAGACGCGAGTCTGCTTTCGACCAGCATTTGAAACCAAAACAGGAAGTCGTAAGTATTGTGGGACGTGTAGTTCCGCTCGTAGGCCGCTGGTCTGGATAACAGCAGACGAAggaaccaaacaaaacaaaattaggGAAACTTCCAAGGGACTGCAGAAATACTGGTGCATCTTTTACACAATCATGCCCGGCTTCACGTGCTGCGTGCCCGGATGCTACAATAACTCGCACCGGGATCGCGATCTGCGGTTCTACACCTTTCCGAAGGACCCCACTCAGCGAGAGATATGGCTGAAGAACATTTCGCGGGCCGGGGTGAGCGGCTGCTTCAGCACTTTCCAGCCCACCACCGGACACCGGGTCTGCAGCGTCCACTTCCCCGGCGGCAGGAAAACCTACACCATTCGCGTCCCGACGCTTTTCCCTCTGCGCGGGGTGAACGAGAGGAAGAGCAGGCGCGGCAGGAGCAGGAAGGTCTCCGCGGTCGTGCCCATCATCAGCAACGTCGTTTCCACCGCTAACGAGTCCGCGCCCGTGGAGGAAGAGGGGGACACCGAGAACACCACCGTGGTGCAGATAGGCCAGAACGGCCAGTACATCGCGCCCGTGGACCTCACCGCTTCAGGGGACGGCTCCTGCCTCGCGGCGGTGGTCTCGGGATCAGACGGAAACCTGACCGGAGGCAGCGCGTCTTGCCCCGTGGCCGATCTCGCGCTGTGCGGGGTGGACCACTCGTACTCGCTCACCACCGGCACAACGTCCGCTGAACTGCTGAGGAAGCTGAACGAGCAGCGGGACATCATCGCGCTGATGGAGATCAAAATGAAGGAGATGAAGAACACCATCCGACAGCTGCGGGTCAACGAGGCACGGCTGCAGGAGGAGCTGCGGGAGCGGGACCGTCTGATCTCCGCCAACACCATCATTAAGAGGAAACTCTGA
- the cog4 gene encoding conserved oligomeric Golgi complex subunit 4 encodes MDEVCSPARRRGGPTGLSAVQSDSIEGLTELEDLERVYAQLCAEEAEVQKELGGLMGQQSNIETKMLALQRMGPNLQLIEGDAVQLSGMISFTCSLAENVSSKVRQLDLTKKRLYQAIQRADDILDLKFCTDGVQTALRNQDYEQAAAHIHRYLSLDQSVIELSKQGGEGSAVEASLALLQEAERNLKALVTTRLEEAVSTGDLPQVERFFKILPLLGLHEQGLARFAQYLCSQLASKAEENLLLAVGSDLGERRAPVIFADTLTLLLEGIARIVETHQPIVETYYGPGRLHTLLAHLQKECDKQAQKIVDKFIQQRDYNNKFQVIQSSMMRGMTTEKIEPRDLDPVLCEVTLMNSRAELYFRFLRRRIVADFEVADAMADETVIQEHQQSLEQLLKNCQLSRTMQELIGYYIPMEEYYMRESVNKAVAMDTAEVGQLSSSMVDDVFYIVKKCISRALTSSSSDCVCAMINHATSVLETDFREVLVCKLRAGYPVSALQDLQRGVSSAVSLMQSSLQHGKITNLTQTLGIESQEQAKSAYLVALNNVEVCSENISTLKKNLESDCVKLFSQGAGSDHAKAKIDSCLSDLVNTSSKFKDLLQEGLQELNNTSIRPQVKPWISSFLSVSHNIEEEEFSEYEANDPWVQQLIVQLEQLMAEFKVGLSPVIYDTLTSLMTSLIAMEMEKTVFKCTFSRLGGLQFDKELRALVAYLSSVTSWTIRDKFARLTQMATILNLERVSEILDYWGPNSGPLTWRLTPAEVRQVLALRVDFRSEDIKRLRL; translated from the exons ATGGATGAAGTCTGTTCACCTGCGCGTCGTCGCGGTGGTCCGACGGGGCTCTCCGCCGTGCAGTCCGACTCCATCGAGGGTCTGACAGAGCTGGAGGATCTGGAGAGAGTGTATGCGCAGCTATGTGCCGAAGAG GCGGAAGTGCAGAAGGAGTTGGGCGGTCTCATGGGACAGCAGAGCAACATAGAAACAAAGATGCTCGCCTTGCAGAGGAtggg ACCCAACTTGCAGCTGATCGAGGGAGATGCTGTGCAGCTGTCTGGCATGATCAGCTTCACCTGCAGCCTGGCAGAGAACGTCAGCAGCAAAGTCAGACAGCTGGACCTCACCAAG AAAAGGCTGTACCAAGCAATTCAGAGGGCAGATGATATTCTAGATCTGAAGTTCTGCACAGATGGTGTTCAGACAGCCTTGCGTAACCAGGACTATGAGCAGGCTGCCGCCCACATTCATCGCTATCTTTCCCTTGACCAGTCTGTGATTGAGCTCAGCAAACAGGGTGGAGAGG GCAGTGCAGTTGAAGCCAGCCTTGCATTGCTTCAGGAAGCAGAGCGCAATCTAAAGGCACTTGTCACAACGCGACTGGAGGAGGCAGTTTCCACAGGCGACTTGCCTCAAGTGGAGCGCTTTTTCAAGATCCTTCCTTTACTGGGACTGCATGAGCAGGGACTTGCACGCTTTGCTCAATACCTTTGCAGTCAG TTGGCCAGTAAGGCAGAGGAGAACTTACTCCTGGCTGTTGGCTCTGATCTCGGCGAACGCAGAGCACCGGTCATTTTTGCTGACACACTCACACTGCTTCTTGAAG GTATTGCACGCATTGTTGAAACCCATCAGCCCATAGTGGAAACATACTACGGACCAGGCCGACTGCACACACTCCTTGCACACCTTCAAAAAGAGTGTGATAAACAGGCTCAGAAAATAGTGGACAAATTCATCCAACAAAGAGATTACAACAATAAG TTTCAGGTTATCCAGAGCAGCATGATGAGGGGCATGACTACAGAAAAGATTGAACCCAG AGACCTGGATCCCGTGTTATGTGAGGTTACCTTAATGAACTCGAGAGCCGAGCTGTACTTTCGATTCTTGAGGCGCCGTATAGTGGCTGACTTTGAGGTTGCAGATGCAATGGCAGATGAAACGGTTATACAAG aGCATCAGCAGAGTTTAGAACAGTTACTGAAGAACTGCCAGCTGAGCCGCACTATGCAGGAGCTGATTGGCTATTACATTCCCATGGAGGAGTATTACATGAGAGAGTCCGTCAACAAG GCAGTTGCCATGGACACAGCTGAGGTGGGTCAGCTGAGCTCCAGCATGGTGGATGATGTGTTCTACATAGTGAAGAAATGCATCAGCCGAGCCCTCACCAGCAGCAGCTCTGACTGCGTGTGTGCTATGATCAATCATGCGACCAGTGTTCTGGAGACAGACTTCAG AGAGGTGTTAGTATGTAAGCTGCGAGCTGGATATCCAGTCAGTGCTCTGCAGGACCTGCAGCGTGGGGTTAGCAGCGCCGTCAGTCTGATGCAGAGCAGCCTACAGCATGGCAAGATAACAAATCTCACACAAACACTTGGGATTGAGAGCCAGGAGCAGGCAAAGAGCGCCTACTTG GTGGCTCTCAATAATGTGGAGGTCTGCAGtgaaaatatcagcaccctgaAAAAGAATTTAGAG AGTGATTGTGTCAAGTTGTTCAGTCAGGGGGCAGGCTCAGATCATGCAAAGGCTAAGATTGACAGCTGTCTATCTGATTTGGTCAACACCTCCAGCAAATTCAAGGACCTCCTCCAG GAGGGTCTACAGGAGCTTAATAACACCTCTATCAGGCCACAAGTAAAACCCTGGATCAGCAGTTTCCTGTCTGTCTCACACAATATTGAAGAG gaAGAGTTCAGTGAGTATGAAGCCAATGATCCTTGGGTTCAGCAACTCATTGTCCAGTTGGAGCAGCTCATGGCTGAGTTTAAG GTGGGCCTGTCACCAGTCATCTATGATACTCTGACTAGCCTAATGACCAGCCTCATAGCCATGGAGATGGAGAAGACTGTGTTCAAATGCACCTTCAGCAGG CTTGGTGGATTACAGTTTGATAAGGAGCTGCGTGCTTTGGTTGCCTACCTCTCCTCAGTCACCTCCTGGACCATCCGGGATAAGTTTGCCCGACTCACACAGATGGCAACTATTCTCAACTTAGAGAGA GTGTCTGAGATCCTGGATTATTGGGGACCCAACTCTGGGCCTTTGACTTGGCGTCTGACCCCTGCAGAGGTTCGGCAAGTCTTGGCTCTAAGGGTAGATTTCCGCAGCGAGGACATTAAAAGATTACGACTCTAa